In one window of Corallococcus macrosporus DNA:
- a CDS encoding metallophosphoesterase family protein — MAAVGDLHCRDDQHGRFRQLIKQVNAQADLLLLCGDLTDRGMAEEGKVLAEELSALRVPCAAVLGNHDYEHGQVKDICSELSKVGVHILDGDHFIFEKTLGVAGVKGFGGGFGNATLQAFGEGQTKSFVQEAVTESLKLEAALSHLDTPKKVVIMHYAPIPETLEGENIEIRPFLGTSRLSMPIDHYGAEYVFHGHAHHGAREGKTKSGIPVFNVAMPLLTKFTPEQRFALLEV; from the coding sequence CTGGCAGCGGTCGGTGACCTGCACTGCCGGGATGATCAGCACGGCCGGTTCCGTCAGCTCATCAAGCAGGTGAACGCCCAGGCGGACCTCCTGCTGCTGTGCGGTGACCTGACGGACCGCGGGATGGCGGAGGAGGGCAAGGTGCTGGCGGAGGAGCTCTCCGCCTTGCGCGTCCCGTGCGCCGCGGTGCTGGGCAACCACGACTACGAGCACGGGCAGGTGAAGGACATCTGCTCGGAGCTCTCCAAGGTCGGGGTGCACATCCTCGACGGGGACCACTTCATCTTCGAGAAGACGCTCGGCGTCGCGGGGGTGAAGGGCTTCGGCGGCGGCTTCGGCAACGCGACGTTGCAGGCGTTCGGCGAGGGCCAGACGAAGTCCTTCGTGCAGGAGGCCGTCACGGAGTCGCTCAAGCTGGAGGCGGCGCTCAGCCACCTGGACACGCCCAAGAAGGTCGTGATCATGCACTACGCCCCCATCCCGGAGACGCTGGAGGGGGAGAACATCGAGATCCGCCCCTTCCTGGGGACGAGCCGCCTGTCGATGCCCATTGATCACTACGGCGCCGAGTACGTCTTCCACGGCCACGCGCACCACGGCGCGCGCGAGGGCAAGACGAAGAGCGGTATCCCGGTGTTCAACGTCGCGATGCCGCTGCTCACCAAGTTCACACCCGAGCAGCGCTTCGCCCTGCTCGAGGTGTAG
- a CDS encoding DUF4340 domain-containing protein yields the protein MRTSTCVLLGVLTVGCSRDAEKPPPPPKIFATEPAEARRGAAPDAAPVFTHLTVKARGATTELERTPEGWRLVSPVEAKADPYAVEALVQQLTSAKFKATVNASPSDADLKKYGLASPQFTVTAKAYLPDANGEGAEDPSRQRTVTLAGGDENPFDGSVYVRREGDATVYAADGAVRYSLDKGPFELRAKEFLGPLDLATLQSIEVTAKDHAYVLTREGDGKSWRMEKPEQTRANAGRLADLLKELAGQQALSFPQDTAATRKALGLDTPVVDARFVPASGEPIRVRLAQVTRDGAPVIHALREQGGRATLAEVDARALKTLDVGVQELKDRRVLSFPRDAVRRLEFHPGGKAAPVAVTRGEGNGEAWQVEGPDGGRALHFRVVKLLGRLEALKAAAFGEAKVKRWERYGISDASRGVVLRDADGRELARLWLGDAVPDTEDRLYARGSGPDLVEVSMGAVADLPTRAADLMEAPDGGAPAP from the coding sequence GTGAGGACTTCCACCTGCGTGTTGCTGGGCGTGTTGACGGTGGGATGCTCGCGCGACGCGGAGAAGCCACCACCGCCACCGAAGATCTTCGCGACGGAGCCCGCGGAGGCGCGACGTGGTGCGGCCCCTGATGCCGCGCCCGTCTTCACGCACCTGACGGTGAAGGCTCGCGGTGCCACCACGGAGCTGGAGCGGACGCCGGAGGGCTGGCGGCTTGTCTCGCCCGTGGAGGCGAAGGCGGATCCGTACGCGGTAGAGGCCCTGGTGCAGCAGCTCACCTCGGCGAAGTTCAAGGCCACCGTGAACGCTTCGCCGTCGGACGCGGACCTGAAGAAGTACGGCCTCGCGTCCCCGCAGTTCACCGTGACCGCGAAGGCCTACCTGCCGGACGCGAATGGCGAGGGTGCGGAGGATCCGTCCCGCCAGCGCACGGTGACGCTGGCCGGTGGCGACGAGAACCCCTTCGACGGCTCCGTCTACGTGCGCCGCGAAGGCGATGCGACCGTGTACGCGGCGGATGGCGCCGTGCGGTACTCACTGGACAAGGGCCCCTTCGAGCTGCGCGCCAAGGAGTTCCTGGGGCCGCTGGACCTCGCGACGCTCCAGTCCATCGAGGTCACAGCGAAGGACCACGCGTACGTGCTGACGCGTGAGGGGGACGGCAAGTCGTGGCGGATGGAGAAGCCGGAGCAGACCCGCGCGAACGCTGGCCGGCTGGCGGACCTGCTCAAGGAGCTCGCGGGACAGCAGGCCCTGTCCTTCCCCCAGGATACCGCCGCCACCCGGAAGGCCCTGGGCCTGGACACGCCCGTCGTGGACGCGCGCTTCGTCCCCGCTTCCGGTGAGCCCATCCGCGTGCGGCTGGCGCAGGTGACTCGCGATGGCGCGCCCGTCATCCATGCGCTTCGTGAACAAGGCGGCCGTGCCACGCTGGCGGAGGTGGATGCCCGCGCGTTGAAGACGCTGGACGTGGGCGTGCAGGAGCTGAAGGACCGGCGCGTGCTGTCGTTCCCGCGCGACGCCGTGCGGCGCCTGGAGTTCCATCCCGGCGGCAAGGCCGCCCCCGTGGCGGTGACGCGCGGCGAGGGGAACGGCGAGGCGTGGCAGGTGGAGGGCCCCGACGGTGGACGCGCCCTGCACTTCCGCGTGGTGAAGCTCCTGGGCCGGCTGGAGGCGCTGAAGGCCGCCGCGTTCGGTGAGGCGAAGGTGAAGCGGTGGGAGCGCTACGGCATCAGCGACGCGTCCCGGGGCGTCGTGCTTCGCGACGCGGACGGACGTGAGCTGGCGCGGCTGTGGCTGGGCGACGCCGTTCCGGACACGGAGGACCGGCTCTACGCGCGGGGCTCCGGGCCGGACCTGGTGGAGGTGTCCATGGGCGCGGTGGCGGACCTGCCCACTCGCGCCGCGGACCTGATGGAGGCGCCGGACGGCGGGGCTCCGGCGCCCTGA
- a CDS encoding GldG family protein: protein MRATHVTRVLGAFGLLLLLSSPFTLFLTSGSVALAGGKAVLGAAMLAAYVVTHRRELGREGTRRTGRFLASSVLTTLGVLGALVALNVLAFRKNQRWDLTRERIFSLAPQTVQTLAGLKEKAHVLALVPPTHASYGELEELFRRYHEAAPEVFDYAFVDPRREPSLTAKYQLKEGQTLVVVSRGEGDAAPHTTLPLPAEQELTNALIQLSATGAQKVYFLEGHGEWPLEPPPGGDGLTELRRQLQREGYRPEPLNLLGREEVPRDAGLVIIAGAKQDYSAPEVAALRTYLGEGGRLLYFTDANTDDGLGLFLADYGVQVDEGVAADPKFNSGNPFVLVSNFYGKHAITRPLQERGFNVQLPTARSFTLIREGFLLPGVTVEPVLFSSPYAWVESRPLEDTTPSSGEKMGQLTLVASASRDTRAAEHKRFDEARLVAVGESELLLDPNWRYEANRNLVMNALGWASLQVEKITLRPPDRETSTLELSEDQMRTLRFVSTDLFPLSLLGVGLAVWLSRRNR from the coding sequence ATGAGAGCGACCCACGTCACCCGGGTGCTGGGGGCCTTCGGCCTGCTGCTCCTCCTCTCCAGCCCCTTCACGCTGTTCCTCACCTCCGGCAGCGTGGCGCTCGCGGGAGGCAAGGCGGTGCTGGGCGCGGCGATGCTCGCGGCCTATGTCGTCACGCACCGGAGGGAGCTGGGACGCGAGGGAACGCGCCGCACGGGCAGGTTCCTCGCGTCCTCCGTGCTCACCACGCTGGGGGTGCTGGGCGCGCTGGTGGCGCTCAACGTCCTCGCGTTCCGCAAGAACCAGCGGTGGGACCTGACACGGGAGCGCATCTTCTCACTCGCGCCGCAGACGGTGCAGACACTGGCGGGGCTGAAGGAGAAGGCCCATGTACTGGCACTCGTTCCGCCCACGCACGCGTCCTATGGCGAGCTGGAAGAGCTGTTCCGGCGCTACCACGAGGCCGCGCCGGAGGTGTTCGACTACGCCTTCGTGGATCCGCGCCGCGAGCCGTCGCTGACCGCGAAGTACCAGCTCAAGGAAGGCCAGACGCTGGTCGTCGTCTCGCGCGGCGAGGGCGATGCCGCGCCCCACACCACCCTGCCCCTCCCCGCGGAGCAGGAGCTGACGAACGCGCTGATCCAGTTGAGCGCGACGGGCGCGCAGAAGGTCTACTTCCTCGAAGGGCACGGCGAGTGGCCGCTGGAGCCACCTCCCGGTGGTGACGGGCTGACCGAGCTCCGCCGCCAGCTGCAGCGCGAGGGCTACCGCCCCGAACCGCTCAACCTCCTGGGCCGCGAGGAGGTGCCTCGCGACGCGGGGCTGGTGATCATCGCCGGGGCGAAGCAGGACTACTCGGCGCCGGAGGTGGCGGCGCTGCGCACCTATCTGGGTGAAGGGGGCCGGCTGCTGTACTTCACCGACGCGAACACCGATGACGGGCTGGGCCTGTTCCTCGCGGACTACGGCGTGCAGGTGGACGAAGGCGTGGCGGCGGATCCGAAGTTCAACTCGGGCAACCCGTTCGTCCTCGTGTCGAACTTCTACGGCAAGCACGCCATCACGCGCCCGTTGCAGGAGCGCGGGTTCAACGTGCAGCTGCCCACGGCGCGCAGCTTCACGCTGATCCGCGAGGGCTTCCTGCTGCCGGGCGTGACGGTGGAGCCTGTGCTGTTCAGCTCTCCGTATGCGTGGGTGGAGTCGCGCCCGCTGGAGGACACCACCCCGTCCAGCGGCGAGAAGATGGGACAGCTCACGCTCGTGGCCTCCGCGTCCCGGGACACACGCGCGGCGGAGCACAAGCGCTTCGACGAGGCACGGCTGGTGGCGGTGGGCGAGTCGGAGCTGCTGCTGGATCCGAACTGGCGCTACGAGGCCAACCGCAACCTGGTGATGAACGCCCTGGGCTGGGCATCCCTTCAGGTGGAGAAGATCACCCTGCGTCCCCCCGACCGGGAGACGTCCACCCTGGAGCTGAGCGAGGACCAGATGCGGACCCTGCGCTTCGTGTCCACCGACCTCTTCCCGCTGTCGCTGCTGGGCGTGGGGCTCGCGGTCTGGCTGTCTCGGAGGAACCGGTGA
- a CDS encoding ABC transporter permease, producing the protein MRTALAIARKELAVAFTTPWAYAAITAMAALSSFFFVSLLEQFQQVQSLAREHGWSRLPPDSVVYRNLTDGVVVQLWGVVLIITLFVAPFLSMRLFAEEKRQKTFALLLTTPVRPVDIVLGKYLGGLGLIFVTLGLTLVFPVVLSVVGSGPSGSALEWPTVLLGYGAVLLWGATCMAVGLFISALTESQVLAAFLTFTVLLPWMLLRGVAQSTAEPLRSFLSYLSFDTQLQGMIQGVLEAQALVFFASVILFSLLLTHRAVEAQRYA; encoded by the coding sequence ATGCGCACCGCCCTGGCCATCGCCCGCAAGGAGCTGGCCGTCGCCTTCACCACCCCGTGGGCCTACGCCGCCATCACCGCGATGGCGGCGCTCTCGTCGTTCTTCTTCGTCAGCCTGCTGGAGCAGTTCCAGCAGGTGCAGTCCCTGGCGCGGGAGCACGGCTGGAGCCGGCTGCCTCCGGACTCCGTCGTCTACCGCAACCTCACCGACGGCGTGGTGGTGCAGCTGTGGGGCGTGGTGCTGATCATCACGCTCTTCGTCGCGCCCTTCCTGTCCATGCGGCTGTTCGCGGAGGAGAAGCGGCAGAAGACGTTCGCGCTGCTGCTCACGACGCCGGTGCGTCCGGTGGACATCGTGCTGGGCAAGTACCTGGGCGGGCTGGGGCTCATCTTCGTCACGCTGGGGCTGACGCTGGTGTTCCCGGTGGTGCTGTCGGTGGTGGGCTCGGGGCCGTCCGGCTCCGCGCTGGAGTGGCCCACGGTGCTGCTGGGCTACGGCGCGGTGCTGCTGTGGGGCGCGACCTGCATGGCGGTGGGGCTGTTCATCTCCGCGCTCACGGAGAGCCAGGTGCTGGCGGCGTTCCTCACCTTCACCGTGCTGCTGCCGTGGATGCTCCTGCGCGGCGTGGCCCAGTCCACCGCGGAGCCGCTGCGCTCGTTCCTGTCCTACCTGTCCTTCGACACCCAGTTGCAGGGGATGATCCAGGGCGTCCTGGAGGCGCAGGCGCTGGTGTTCTTCGCGTCCGTCATCCTGTTCTCGCTGCTGCTCACCCACCGCGCGGTGGAAGCGCAGCGCTACGCGTGA
- a CDS encoding ABC transporter ATP-binding protein — protein sequence MPITEKPIIEVRNLTRRYRDRVAIEDLSFTVGEGELLGFLGPNGAGKSTTMKVLTGFLPPSEGSVKVAGFDVSTHPMEVKRRIGYLPETPPLYPELTVHGYLAFVAALKQVPGRAVKAEVARVAGLTGVDDVMGRVLQNLSKGYQQRVGIAQALIGSPPVLILDEPTEGLDPAQRADLRALIRGLAGRHTVLLSTHILPEVTVTCQKVLILHQGRVVAHDAIDQLAKSHGQAEHASLEEVFIKLTAA from the coding sequence ATGCCAATCACCGAGAAGCCCATCATCGAGGTGCGCAACCTCACCCGGCGCTATCGCGATCGCGTGGCCATCGAGGACCTGTCCTTCACGGTGGGTGAGGGAGAGCTGCTGGGCTTCCTGGGCCCCAACGGCGCGGGCAAGTCCACGACGATGAAGGTGCTCACCGGCTTCCTCCCGCCGTCCGAGGGCAGCGTGAAGGTGGCGGGCTTCGACGTGTCCACGCACCCGATGGAGGTCAAACGGCGCATCGGCTACCTGCCGGAGACGCCGCCGCTGTACCCGGAGCTGACGGTGCACGGCTACCTGGCGTTCGTCGCCGCGCTCAAGCAGGTGCCCGGCCGCGCGGTGAAGGCGGAGGTGGCGCGGGTCGCGGGGCTCACGGGCGTGGACGACGTGATGGGCCGCGTGCTCCAGAACCTGTCCAAGGGCTACCAGCAGCGCGTGGGCATCGCGCAGGCGCTCATCGGTTCGCCGCCGGTGCTCATCCTGGACGAGCCCACGGAAGGCCTGGATCCCGCGCAGCGCGCGGACCTGCGCGCGTTGATCCGCGGCCTCGCGGGCCGGCACACGGTGCTGCTCTCCACGCACATCCTCCCGGAGGTCACGGTGACGTGCCAGAAGGTGCTCATCCTCCACCAGGGCCGCGTGGTGGCCCATGACGCCATCGACCAGCTGGCGAAGTCCCATGGCCAGGCCGAGCACGCGTCGCTGGAAGAAGTCTTCATCAAGCTGACCGCCGCCTGA
- a CDS encoding aspartate kinase → MPIVVQKYGGSSVADAEKLGKVARRVKEKRDAGYQVVVVVSAMGDTTDDLLSLAKSVSQDPPRRELDMLLTCGERISMALLSMALQEQGVPAISFTGSQSGIITNDAHAQARIVEVRPYRIQDELAHGKVVIVAGYQGVSYKKEVTTLGRGGSDTTAVALAAALDAEACEIYSDVDGVFSADPRVVPDARKLESLSYDEMQELASAGAKVLNAQAVEWAKARGITILARTAHGQGTGTSVQELAVPTDSRVKGVTADAEMAVLVTQASVPLQELLEFLDARAVRGRTLAHDGLPGAPGRTYLAVPLADIHGPEALQRELATRFGAGVEWQAGWGTVTCVGVGLNADWVPLRKALSAAEALSARVHAVSTSPLQVTLLVDKAHLKTLTARLHRELLGS, encoded by the coding sequence ATGCCAATCGTGGTGCAGAAGTACGGCGGCTCATCGGTCGCTGACGCGGAGAAGCTCGGCAAGGTCGCGCGCCGCGTGAAAGAGAAGCGGGACGCGGGCTATCAGGTCGTCGTCGTCGTGAGCGCCATGGGCGACACCACGGATGACCTGCTGTCGCTGGCCAAGAGCGTGTCCCAGGATCCGCCCCGGCGTGAGCTGGACATGCTCCTCACCTGCGGCGAGCGCATCTCCATGGCGCTCTTGTCCATGGCGCTCCAGGAGCAGGGCGTGCCGGCCATCAGCTTCACCGGCAGCCAGAGCGGCATCATCACCAACGACGCGCACGCCCAGGCGCGCATCGTGGAGGTGCGCCCCTACCGCATCCAGGACGAGCTGGCGCACGGCAAGGTCGTCATCGTCGCGGGCTACCAGGGCGTCTCCTACAAGAAGGAAGTCACCACGCTGGGGCGCGGCGGCTCGGACACCACGGCCGTCGCGCTGGCTGCGGCGCTGGATGCCGAAGCGTGTGAAATCTACTCCGACGTGGACGGCGTCTTCAGCGCGGATCCGCGCGTGGTGCCGGACGCGCGCAAGCTGGAGTCCCTGAGCTACGACGAGATGCAGGAGCTGGCGAGCGCCGGCGCCAAGGTGCTCAACGCCCAGGCGGTGGAGTGGGCCAAGGCGCGCGGCATCACCATCCTCGCGCGCACCGCGCACGGCCAGGGCACCGGCACCAGCGTGCAGGAGCTCGCCGTGCCCACCGACAGCCGCGTGAAGGGCGTGACGGCGGACGCGGAGATGGCCGTGCTCGTCACCCAGGCCAGCGTGCCCCTCCAGGAGCTGCTGGAGTTCCTGGACGCCCGCGCCGTGCGGGGCCGTACGCTCGCCCATGACGGGCTGCCGGGCGCGCCGGGGCGCACGTACCTGGCGGTGCCGCTCGCGGACATCCACGGTCCGGAAGCGCTCCAGCGCGAGCTGGCCACGCGCTTCGGCGCGGGGGTGGAGTGGCAGGCCGGCTGGGGCACCGTCACCTGCGTGGGCGTGGGCCTCAACGCGGACTGGGTGCCGCTGCGCAAGGCGTTGTCCGCGGCCGAAGCCCTGTCCGCCCGGGTGCATGCCGTGAGCACCTCGCCGCTGCAGGTGACCCTCCTGGTGGACAAGGCCCACCTCAAGACCCTCACTGCCCGTCTGCATCGCGAACTGCTCGGTAGCTGA
- a CDS encoding N,N-dimethylformamidase beta subunit family domain-containing protein, whose translation MGQGRRWLGLGVVLALLVTGASGCKDSGPAPGTPPPGDRHDDPPLNNDDAGVAGPDGGIIVPEYDAGTPEEEPDAGTLPDGGSALPARDPDAVYKENQKKGTTAWRIDKNANSREIEGYALKATLKQGESLRVAVSLSEARKFSWYVYRLGYYGGAGAREVARGGPVQGTRQADCPADPTTGIIACNWSPTLEIPIGEDWVRGVYVVKLVRDDRPSRYVPFYVRDENPRSEVAVLIPTSNWAAYNTWGGTSLYDDQKGVMKAQGVARAFQSSYDRPFYRGQGSGHLMTDDLSLVTWLESQDLDVGYFTDEDMDESYDFLRGAKVFFMSGHDEYWSSKQRDHADRALSEGRSIINLGANNAYWQVRFEPSADGRPRRVVTCYKGAPQDPYKDQRKTAKFRDLPAPRPENALLGVQFASRWHQWPFPTVITNPDHWVFNGTGLKAGDTLWMANGYEVDQLVSNGKQPANIDVLAESPSLSLQGGFGFAHMVVRKQGDAYVFSSGGIDFVQKLAGVGDRVADPRVGRMVANVLYKALGRKLPGDLVKFQPPAASSPVGPFAESVTTVAGQPGKRCRSDAKVAADELGAPLAVAVLPDGGWAVVDSLGNSVKRVSPDGKVRTVLTNLVGPMGIAADALGNLYVSDTENALIRRITPDGKSEVFAGTSWGYQDGPALAAAFNQPAGLSFTPDGTALLVADLNNSVIRRIDMVTPGNPVTTLQGDWLYRPSAVVQAADGTVYVVESGMARVVRVRDGVTTVMAGSTPGYRDGDPKEGQMLPYLGLALLPDGSLAISDPGNYRVRRLVFDASGEPLKLTTLAGSGRYGAEDGPGRDAQLVLPAGLAVGPDGTLYVADAGNSLVRAIKR comes from the coding sequence ATGGGACAGGGGCGTCGCTGGCTGGGACTGGGGGTGGTGCTGGCGCTCCTGGTGACGGGGGCCTCGGGCTGCAAGGACTCCGGTCCGGCCCCTGGCACGCCGCCTCCTGGCGACCGCCATGATGATCCGCCCCTGAACAACGACGACGCGGGCGTCGCCGGCCCGGACGGCGGCATCATCGTCCCCGAGTACGACGCGGGCACTCCGGAAGAGGAGCCGGACGCGGGCACGCTGCCCGACGGCGGCAGCGCGCTGCCCGCGCGAGACCCGGACGCCGTCTACAAGGAGAACCAGAAGAAGGGCACCACGGCCTGGCGCATCGACAAGAACGCCAACAGCCGGGAGATTGAAGGCTACGCCCTCAAGGCCACCCTGAAGCAGGGCGAGTCGCTGCGCGTGGCGGTGTCCCTGTCCGAAGCACGCAAGTTCAGCTGGTACGTCTACCGCCTGGGCTACTACGGCGGCGCCGGTGCCCGCGAGGTCGCTCGGGGCGGTCCGGTGCAGGGCACGCGGCAGGCGGACTGTCCGGCGGATCCGACGACGGGGATCATCGCCTGTAACTGGTCGCCCACGCTGGAGATCCCCATCGGCGAGGACTGGGTGCGCGGCGTGTACGTGGTGAAGCTCGTGCGCGACGACCGGCCTTCGCGCTACGTGCCGTTCTACGTGCGTGACGAGAACCCGCGCTCGGAGGTCGCGGTGCTCATCCCCACCTCGAACTGGGCGGCCTACAACACCTGGGGCGGCACCAGCCTCTACGATGATCAGAAGGGCGTGATGAAGGCGCAGGGCGTCGCACGCGCCTTCCAGTCCTCCTACGACCGGCCCTTCTACCGGGGCCAGGGCTCCGGGCACCTGATGACGGACGACTTGAGCCTGGTGACGTGGCTGGAGTCGCAGGACCTGGACGTGGGCTACTTCACCGACGAGGACATGGACGAAAGCTACGACTTCCTGCGTGGCGCCAAGGTCTTCTTCATGTCCGGCCACGACGAGTACTGGTCCTCGAAGCAGCGCGACCACGCGGACCGCGCCCTGTCGGAAGGGCGTTCCATCATCAACCTGGGCGCGAACAACGCCTACTGGCAGGTGCGCTTCGAGCCCTCGGCGGACGGCCGGCCGCGCCGCGTGGTCACCTGTTACAAGGGTGCACCGCAGGACCCGTACAAGGATCAGCGCAAGACGGCGAAGTTCCGCGACCTGCCCGCGCCCCGCCCGGAGAACGCGCTCCTGGGCGTGCAGTTCGCCTCGCGCTGGCACCAGTGGCCCTTCCCGACGGTCATCACGAACCCGGACCACTGGGTCTTCAACGGCACGGGCCTGAAGGCCGGTGACACGCTGTGGATGGCCAACGGCTACGAGGTGGATCAGCTGGTGTCCAACGGCAAGCAGCCCGCCAACATCGACGTGCTCGCGGAGTCCCCCTCGCTGTCGCTCCAGGGCGGCTTCGGCTTCGCGCACATGGTCGTGCGCAAGCAGGGGGACGCGTACGTCTTCTCCTCGGGCGGCATCGACTTCGTGCAGAAGCTGGCCGGGGTGGGGGACCGCGTGGCGGATCCGCGCGTGGGCCGCATGGTGGCCAACGTGCTCTACAAGGCGCTGGGCCGGAAGCTGCCGGGTGACCTCGTGAAGTTCCAGCCTCCGGCCGCTTCGTCGCCGGTGGGACCGTTCGCGGAGTCCGTGACGACGGTGGCAGGACAGCCCGGCAAGCGCTGCCGCTCGGACGCCAAGGTGGCGGCGGACGAGCTGGGCGCGCCGCTCGCGGTCGCCGTGCTGCCGGACGGCGGCTGGGCGGTGGTGGACTCGCTGGGCAACAGCGTGAAGCGCGTGTCCCCGGACGGGAAGGTCCGCACGGTGCTCACCAACCTCGTGGGCCCCATGGGCATCGCCGCGGACGCGCTGGGCAACCTCTACGTGTCCGACACCGAGAACGCGCTCATCCGCCGCATCACCCCGGACGGCAAGTCGGAGGTCTTCGCGGGCACCTCGTGGGGCTACCAGGACGGCCCCGCGCTGGCCGCGGCCTTCAACCAGCCGGCGGGCCTGTCCTTCACGCCGGATGGCACCGCGCTGCTCGTGGCGGACCTGAACAACAGCGTCATCCGCCGCATCGACATGGTGACGCCCGGCAACCCGGTGACGACGCTCCAGGGGGACTGGCTCTACCGCCCCTCCGCAGTGGTGCAGGCGGCGGATGGCACCGTCTACGTCGTGGAGAGCGGCATGGCGCGCGTGGTGCGCGTGCGCGACGGCGTCACCACCGTGATGGCGGGCTCCACGCCCGGCTACCGCGACGGCGACCCGAAGGAGGGCCAGATGCTGCCGTACCTGGGCCTGGCGCTGCTGCCGGACGGCTCGCTCGCCATCTCCGACCCGGGCAACTACCGCGTGCGCCGGCTCGTCTTCGACGCGTCCGGCGAGCCGCTGAAGCTGACCACGCTCGCGGGCAGCGGCCGCTATGGCGCGGAGGACGGCCCGGGCCGGGACGCGCAACTGGTGCTGCCCGCCGGGCTCGCGGTGGGGCCGGACGGCACGCTCTACGTCGCGGACGCAGGCAACTCGCTGGTGCGCGCCATCAAGCGCTGA
- a CDS encoding ATP-binding protein, which yields MAAKANGEACGLCGGRTYLIERRGELASARVCTCSADCPVCGGRGHILVQKEGTFSAKMGARTYDVLEPCVCTLRRTRVALYNDVQMPGVMAHASFDNYRPFNEAQDRGRGVAMHFAHQYVKGATNKGFVLSGPVGTGKTHLLAATLGHLVLEMGVKSRYVEISLLYATIRRGFQDGKSGGEIIGPLSEVEVLAIDELGKGRGSPFEMETLDELIARRYNAGRTTLFATNYSLEPERKGARSSAPSGYRTTDDARSAMKDAELLRERVGERIYSRLCEMCTFVELPRDTPDRRRTRQEMDAPPPLGGMRNPGR from the coding sequence ATGGCTGCCAAGGCGAACGGCGAAGCGTGTGGGCTGTGCGGCGGGCGGACGTACCTCATCGAGCGGCGCGGAGAGCTTGCGTCGGCGCGGGTGTGTACGTGCTCGGCGGACTGCCCGGTGTGCGGTGGGCGCGGGCACATCCTGGTGCAGAAGGAAGGCACCTTCAGCGCGAAGATGGGCGCGCGGACGTATGACGTGCTGGAGCCGTGCGTGTGCACGCTGCGGCGCACGCGGGTGGCGCTCTACAACGACGTGCAGATGCCGGGCGTCATGGCGCACGCGTCGTTCGATAACTACCGCCCCTTCAACGAAGCGCAGGACCGGGGCCGCGGCGTGGCCATGCACTTCGCCCACCAGTACGTGAAGGGCGCGACCAACAAGGGCTTCGTGCTGAGCGGGCCGGTGGGCACGGGCAAGACGCACCTGCTCGCGGCGACGCTCGGGCACCTGGTGCTGGAGATGGGCGTGAAGTCCCGCTACGTCGAAATCTCCCTCCTCTACGCGACCATCCGGCGCGGCTTCCAGGACGGCAAGAGCGGCGGGGAGATCATCGGGCCCTTGTCGGAGGTGGAGGTGCTCGCCATCGACGAGCTGGGCAAGGGGCGCGGCAGCCCCTTCGAGATGGAGACGCTCGATGAGCTCATCGCCCGGCGCTACAACGCGGGGCGCACGACGCTCTTCGCGACGAACTACTCGCTGGAGCCGGAGCGCAAGGGCGCCCGGAGCAGCGCGCCCTCGGGCTACCGCACCACGGACGACGCCCGCTCCGCCATGAAGGACGCGGAGCTGCTGCGCGAGCGCGTGGGCGAGCGCATCTACAGCCGGCTCTGCGAGATGTGCACCTTCGTGGAGCTGCCGCGCGACACCCCGGACCGGCGGCGCACGCGGCAGGAGATGGACGCGCCGCCGCCGCTGGGCGGCATGCGCAACCCGGGCCGCTGA